Proteins co-encoded in one Flavivirga eckloniae genomic window:
- the hppD gene encoding 4-hydroxyphenylpyruvate dioxygenase encodes MKDIKPVNYGLEKIFEGAQDFLPLLGTDYVEFYVGNAKQAAHFYKTAFGFQSYAYRGLETGSKDEVSYVLKQDKIRLVLTTPLNSKSPINDHIVKHGDGVKVIALWVEDARKAYEETTSRGAKSYMEPVVEEDEYGEVVRAGIYTYGETVHIFVERKNYNGAFLPGFQEWKSDYNPEPAGLKYIDHMVGNVGWGEMNTWVKWYEDVMGFENFLSFDDKQIHTEYSALMSKVMSNGNGRIKFPINEPAEGKKKSQIEEYLDFYEGSGVQHIAVATDDIIATVSSLRARGVEFLSTPPEEYYKAVPERLEEHSHELREDIEKLKSLGIMIDADEEGYLLQIFTKPVEDRPTLFFEIIQRMGARGFGAGNFKALFESIEREQANRGTL; translated from the coding sequence ATGAAAGATATAAAACCAGTAAACTACGGTTTAGAAAAAATATTCGAAGGCGCACAAGATTTTTTACCACTTTTAGGAACAGACTACGTAGAATTTTATGTAGGTAACGCAAAACAAGCTGCGCATTTTTACAAAACAGCATTTGGGTTTCAATCTTACGCTTATAGGGGGCTAGAGACAGGATCGAAGGACGAGGTAAGTTATGTGCTTAAACAAGATAAAATACGTTTGGTGTTAACCACACCATTAAATAGTAAATCACCAATAAACGACCATATTGTAAAACATGGCGATGGCGTAAAAGTAATAGCGCTATGGGTAGAAGATGCTAGAAAAGCATATGAGGAAACCACCAGTAGAGGTGCTAAATCGTATATGGAACCAGTTGTGGAAGAAGATGAATACGGTGAAGTTGTAAGAGCTGGTATTTATACATACGGAGAAACGGTGCATATTTTTGTAGAGCGCAAGAACTACAATGGTGCATTCTTACCAGGATTTCAAGAATGGAAATCAGATTACAATCCAGAACCAGCGGGTCTTAAATATATAGATCATATGGTAGGTAATGTAGGTTGGGGAGAAATGAATACCTGGGTAAAATGGTATGAAGATGTTATGGGCTTTGAAAACTTTTTGTCTTTTGACGATAAGCAGATCCATACCGAGTATTCGGCTTTAATGAGTAAAGTAATGAGTAATGGGAATGGACGTATAAAATTCCCTATAAACGAACCGGCAGAAGGAAAGAAAAAATCACAAATAGAGGAATATTTAGATTTTTACGAAGGATCGGGGGTTCAGCATATAGCTGTAGCTACCGACGATATTATTGCAACCGTTTCCAGTTTAAGAGCTAGGGGTGTTGAGTTTTTGTCTACACCACCAGAAGAATACTATAAAGCAGTGCCAGAAAGGTTAGAAGAACACAGCCATGAATTAAGGGAAGATATAGAAAAACTAAAAAGCTTAGGTATTATGATCGATGCAGATGAAGAAGGCTATTTACTGCAAATTTTCACAAAACCAGTTGAAGATAGACCAACGTTGTTTTTCGAGATTATTCAGCGTATGGGAGCTCGTGGTTTTGGAGCAGGTAATTTCAAGGCACTTTTCGAATCTATTGAGAGAGAACAAGCTAATAGAGGAACATTGTAG
- a CDS encoding DUF3108 domain-containing protein: MKKILLILITTLAVQMSFSQQESAFGDGEWFKFKMSYSGFLKAGNATLTVKDTQLKNKDVYHVVGKGWTTGMIKWFFKVKDRYESYFDKRTIMPYKFVRNIDEGGYTKDIEIDFDQVNNKAYVNDKKHNEKSVIKTRPNIQDMVSTFYYFRNNLDTSKLKPGDEMGLEMFFDKESYGFKLRYLGEEVIDTDFGEIRSLKFRPYVMAGRVFKEEESLTLWVSKDKNKVPLRIKADLAVGSLRADLEAFKGLKHPFKIVVN; encoded by the coding sequence ATGAAAAAAATACTACTTATATTAATTACAACATTAGCTGTGCAAATGTCTTTTTCCCAACAAGAATCTGCATTTGGTGACGGAGAATGGTTTAAATTTAAGATGAGTTATAGTGGCTTTTTAAAAGCCGGAAATGCTACACTTACCGTTAAAGACACACAATTAAAAAATAAAGATGTTTACCATGTAGTTGGAAAAGGCTGGACTACTGGTATGATAAAATGGTTTTTTAAAGTTAAGGACAGATACGAGAGTTACTTTGATAAACGAACCATTATGCCGTATAAATTTGTTAGAAATATAGATGAAGGAGGTTATACCAAAGACATTGAAATAGATTTTGATCAGGTGAATAATAAAGCGTACGTAAACGATAAAAAGCACAATGAAAAATCTGTTATTAAAACCAGACCTAATATTCAGGATATGGTGTCGACGTTTTATTATTTTAGAAACAATCTAGATACCAGTAAGTTAAAACCAGGAGACGAAATGGGCTTAGAGATGTTTTTTGATAAAGAAAGCTATGGGTTCAAACTAAGGTATCTTGGTGAAGAAGTTATCGATACGGATTTTGGGGAAATACGATCTTTAAAATTTAGACCCTATGTAATGGCAGGTCGTGTTTTTAAAGAAGAAGAAAGTTTAACACTATGGGTGTCAAAAGACAAAAATAAAGTACCTTTGCGAATCAAGGCAGATTTAGCAGTTGGTTCTCTGCGAGCTGA